The proteins below are encoded in one region of Nilaparvata lugens isolate BPH chromosome X, ASM1435652v1, whole genome shotgun sequence:
- the LOC111051593 gene encoding uncharacterized protein LOC111051593 isoform X1 — protein sequence MEANLEHIDELKKEIADNTRTIKLHLECYMKKALDAVRSNRKVRDTLAFRKEYYKAKKLVEKLNSYTNELLLDIKQANLLEIEIITVPFLPEIDDGLQMQFEMVFLDGSSPWHFWLGHTQKDTATKLNNLLKERLTNLQQLDESPKPGDYVLCKHNDTLVRGFVQIIHAESRYLILNIDTGTPIMTRLKRLFKMDAEISLIPQQALKCTLIEDSKDSSLWTNELKELFLNSIRPCKLTVRIIGYNEEYPPHFQVELKAQNIEKDTGNTVDVGKWVTDRINPALKSGRSLSPVLDMFSIQDDKEDNSSNPLSQKSQASPTIEPPHNIREVESITGENRLEQSPEIVAVSTPPATMIKAPTSAANSDEYPRRDDDTVIQTTNVMSVNNLALPLLQNMNLMNLMNLMTGYPSSPVLPNGMPFVGYPFNMNCLFPPPPNQASGYIAANQSLRSAISRSTYALPPPPNQAFGYTAANQSLVSAISRSTTDLPPPPNHVSGYPAANQSLGSENSRSTYALPPPPNQASGYTAANQSLVSANSRSTYALPPPPNQASGYPAANQSLGSAISRSTTDLPLPPNQAFGYTAANQSLGSAISRSPYALPPPPNHVSGYPAANQSLGSAIPRSTTDFKPNQAVEQNQVLFNSKLKTPVVHVRPNEELRAICTYVVSPHEFYVQLDNENNAKVAVLQVELERFYSNCNPVDWRMNPRSKYCACKYIWCVDRPSVGHPAPHTTWYRGEVIYLRGKEAFVYLVDFGVKVFRKIEDLRNLNEHFFLLDKMAKLCHLQNVPKIEDKIDSEDVANYLTSLLITKEPLKMTVVNNSNRNSLEVVVKIHDESINDKIIKYIGMKALSREQNKWNPTASNYFAETNRLDHFNDKKLMATSGCIPMDEKTICSFYRETGRCPKLGCRQIHKLMGKDVSAVVKTETYTRRKLPGEGRIIKIKVLQNGCLSPTRFYGHWEFINDAEKNRKIVRRSYVTYMQIDYESVEYSGGEDDEGESCKETLHTLMTALNEPYNIRHYQHLNVFPLIGELVIAKKISKVGRFVWLRAKVRDVQRFGEKSCDVFLIDFGETNRIPLSDLRRMEPRFLHLPPQATQFCIAGVEELKEQWGPNESPTSIISQWEHKIIFGTVTKRNEDYVEVDLKDENGQSIRHKLHQTGKYRLVAIDVDSQKTG from the exons atgGAGGCCAACTTGGAACATATCGATGAACTTAAAAAAGAAATAGCCGATAATACTCGGACAATCAAACTTCATTTGGAGTGTTACATGAAAAAG gcTTTAGACGCGGTAAGAAGTAACAGAAAGGTTCGAGATACACTTGCGTTTAGAAAAGAATATTACAAGGCTAAGAAATTGGTGGAAAAACTAAACAGTTACACGAATGAGCTACTGCTGGACATAAAGCAAGCAAATTTACTTGAAATCGAGATTATTACTGTTCCATTTCTACCTGAAATCGATGATGGATTGCAAATGCAGTTTGAAATGGTTTTTCTTGATGGATCAAGTCCATGGCATTTCTGGCTCGGTCACACTCAGAAAGACACCGCTACAAAGCTCAACAATCTTCTGAA AGAAAGATTGACCAACTTGCAGCAACTGGATGAAAGTCCCAAACCTGGTGACTATGTCTTATGTAAGCATAACGATACGCTTGTAAGAGGTTTTGTCCAGATAATACACGCTGAAAG CAGGTATCTCATTCTAAATATCGACACAGGAACTCCCATAATGACTAGATTGAAAAGGCTGTTCAAAATGGATGCGGAAATAAGCTTGATTCCTCAGCAAGCTCTTAAATGCACCCTCATCGAG GATTCCAAGGATTCTTCACTTTGGACCAACGAGTTGAAGGAGCTGTTTTTAAATTCAATAAGACCGTGCAAATTAACTGTAAGGATAATCGGATACAACGAGGAATATCCTCCTCATTTTCAAGTAGAATTGAAAGcccaaaatattgaaaaagacACTGGAAATACAGTAGATGTAGGAAAGTGGGTAACAGATCGAATTAATCCAGCATTGAAAAGTGGTAGGAGCTTGAGTCCTGTGTTGGATATGTTTTCCATTCAAGATGACAAAGAAGATAATAGCAGTAATCCACTATCACAAAAAAGCCAGGCTTCGCCTACCATAGAACCACCACATAACATCAGAGAAGTGGAATCTATAACAGGCGAGAACAGACTAGAACAGAGCCCAGAAATAGTTGCCGTTTCAACTCCTCCAGCAACGATGATTAAAGCTCCAACCTCGGCCGCTAATTCCGATGAATATCCGAGAAGAGACGACGATACTGTCATTCAAACAACTAATGTGATGTCGGTTAATAATCTTGCTTTGCCATTACTTCAAAATATGAATCTTATGAATCTAATGAATCTAATGACGGGCTACCCTTCAAGTCCCGTCCTTCCAAATGGGATGCCATTCGTGGGGTATCCTTTTAATATGAACTGTCTATTTCCACCACCGCCAAACCAAGCATCCGGCTATATAGCTGCAAATCAGTCACTTAGAAGTGCGATTTCGCGTTCAACTTATGCCTTACCACCACCGCCAAACCAAGCATTCGGCTATACGGCTGCAAATCAGTCACTTGTAAGTGCGATTTCGCGTTCCACTACAGACTTACCACCACCGCCAAACCATGTATCTGGCTATCCGGCTGCAAATCAGTCACTTGGAAGTGAAAATTCGCGTTCGACTTATGCCTTACCACCACCCCCAAACCAAGCATCCGGCTATACAGCTGCAAATCAGTCACTTGTTAGTGCAAATTCACGTTCAACTTATGCCTTACCACCACCGCCAAACCAAGCATCCGGTTATCCGGCTGCAAATCAGTCACTTGGAAGTGCGATTTCGCGTTCCACTACAGACTTACCACTACCGCCAAACCAAGCATTCGGCTATACGGCTGCAAATCAGTCACTTGGAAGTGCGATTTCGCGTTCGCCTTATGCCTTACCACCACCGCCAAACCATGTATCTGGCTATCCGGCTGCAAATCAGTCACTTGGAAGTGCTATTCCGCGTTCGACTACAGACTTCAAACCAAATCAAGCTGTTGAACAAAATCAAG tacTTTTCAATTCCAAATTGAAAACACCTGTAGTGCATGTACGTCCAAATGAAGAATTGCGTGCAATTTGCACATATGTTGTATCGCCTCATGAGTTCTATGTTCAACTAGACAATGAGAACAATGCCAAAGTAGCTGT GCTGCAGGTAGAACTTGAAaggttttattcaaattgcaacCCAGTGGATTGGAGAATGAACCCAAGATCAAAGTATTGCGCCTGCAAATATATTTGGTGTGTGGATCGTCCCAGCGTGGGTCACCCAGCTCCTCACACTACCTGGTATAGAGGTGAAGTCATCTATTTGAGAGGC AAAGAAGCATTTGTATACCTCGTGGATTTCGGTGTAAAAGTATTCAGGAAGATCGAAGATTTACGAAATTTGAATGAGCACTTTTTTCTCCTCGACAAAATGGCTAAACTGTGCCATCTTCAAAAC GTACCAAAGATTGAGGATAAGATCGATTCAGAAGATGTTGCCAACTACTTGACATCTCTTCTTATAACCAAAGAACCACTGAAAATGACTGTTGTCAACAATTCCAATAG GAATTCGTTGGAGGTTGTTGTCAAAATTCATGATGAATCAATAAACgacaaaataatcaaatatatagGCATGAAAGCCCTCTCCAGAGAACAAAATA agTGGAACCCCACGGCAAGCAACTACTTTGCTGAAACTAACAGACTGGACCATTTTAATGACAAAAAGTTGATGGCAACCTCTGGATGCATTCCCATGGACGAGAAGACAATCTGTAGCTTTTACAGAGAGACTGGTCGTTGTCCGAAGTTAGGATGTCGACAAATACATAAACTCATGGGTAAAG ATGTATCTGCAGTTGTCAAGACTGAAACTTACACACGACGAAAATTGCCAGGGGAGGGACGCATTATAAAGATCAAAGTCCTACAAAACGGATGTCTATCACCTACACGGTTCTATGGGCATTGGGAGTTTATCAATG ATGCTGAAAAGAACCGGAAAATTGTTCGTAGATCATATGTCACGTATATGCAAATAGACTACGAATCTGTTGAGTATTCTGGTGGTGAAGATGATGAAGGTGAATCTTGTAAAGAAACGTTGCACACATTAATGACAGCATTGAATGAGCCGTACAACATTCGCCACTACCAGCATCTCAACGTATTTCCACTGATTGGTGAATTGGTGATTGcaaaaaaaatttccaaagttgGAAGATTTGTTTGGTTACGAGCCAAAGTGCGTGACGTACAACGGTTTGGCGAAAAATCGTGTGAT GTATTCCTAATTGATTTCGGGGAGACAAATAGAATTCCTCTCAGTGATTTGCGTCGTATGGAACCCAGATTTCTACATCTTCCTCCACAG GCTACTCAATTTTGTATAGCAGGAGTAGAAGAGTTAAAGGAGCAATGGGGACCTAATGAGTCACCGACATCAATCATTTCCCAATGGGaacacaaaattatttttggaaCAGTTACCAAAAG aaatgaaGACTATGTGGAGGTTGATTTGAAGGATGAAAACGGTCAGAGTATTCGTCATAAACTTCACCAAACTGGGAAGTACCGTCTAGTAGCTATCGACGTCGACAGTCAAAAGACGGGTTGA
- the LOC111051593 gene encoding uncharacterized protein LOC111051593 isoform X3 → MEANLEHIDELKKEIADNTRTIKLHLECYMKKALDAVRSNRKVRDTLAFRKEYYKAKKLVEKLNSYTNELLLDIKQANLLEIEIITVPFLPEIDDGLQMQFEMVFLDGSSPWHFWLGHTQKDTATKLNNLLKERLTNLQQLDESPKPGDYVLCKHNDTLVRGFVQIIHAESRYLILNIDTGTPIMTRLKRLFKMDAEISLIPQQALKCTLIEDSKDSSLWTNELKELFLNSIRPCKLTVRIIGYNEEYPPHFQVELKAQNIEKDTGNTVDVGKWVTDRINPALKSGRSLSPVLDMFSIQDDKEDNSSNPLSQKSQASPTIEPPHNIREVESITGENRLEQSPEIVAVSTPPATMIKAPTSAANSDEYPRRDDDTVIQTTNVMSVNNLALPLLQNMNLMNLMNLMTGYPSSPVLPNGMPFVGYPFNMNCLFPPPPNQASGYIAANQSLRSAISRSTYALPPPPNQAFGYTAANQSLVSAISRSTTDLPPPPNHVSGYPAANQSLGSENSRSTYALPPPPNQASGYTAANQSLVSANSRSTYALPPPPNQASGYPAANQSLGSAISRSTTDLPLPPNQAFGYTAANQSLGSAISRSPYALPPPPNHVSGYPAANQSLGSAIPRSTTDFKPNQAVEQNQVLFNSKLKTPVVHVRPNEELRAICTYVVSPHEFYVQLDNENNAKVAVLQVELERFYSNCNPVDWRMNPRSKYCACKYIWCVDRPSVGHPAPHTTWYRGEVIYLRGKEAFVYLVDFGVKVFRKIEDLRNLNEHFFLLDKMAKLCHLQNVPKIEDKIDSEDVANYLTSLLITKEPLKMTVVNNSNRNSLEVVVKIHDESINDKIIKYIGMKALSREQNKWNPTASNYFAETNRLDHFNDKKLMATSGCIPMDEKTICSFYRETGRCPKLGCRQIHKLMDVSAVVKTETYTRRKLPGEGRIIKIKVLQNGCLSPTRFYGHWEFINDAEKNRKIVRRSYVTYMQIDYESVEYSGGEDDEGESCKETLHTLMTALNEPYNIRHYQHLNVFPLIGELVIAKKISKVGRFVWLRAKVRDVQRFGEKSCDVFLIDFGETNRIPLSDLRRMEPRFLHLPPQATQFCIAGVEELKEQWGPNESPTSIISQWEHKIIFGTVTKRNEDYVEVDLKDENGQSIRHKLHQTGKYRLVAIDVDSQKTG, encoded by the exons atgGAGGCCAACTTGGAACATATCGATGAACTTAAAAAAGAAATAGCCGATAATACTCGGACAATCAAACTTCATTTGGAGTGTTACATGAAAAAG gcTTTAGACGCGGTAAGAAGTAACAGAAAGGTTCGAGATACACTTGCGTTTAGAAAAGAATATTACAAGGCTAAGAAATTGGTGGAAAAACTAAACAGTTACACGAATGAGCTACTGCTGGACATAAAGCAAGCAAATTTACTTGAAATCGAGATTATTACTGTTCCATTTCTACCTGAAATCGATGATGGATTGCAAATGCAGTTTGAAATGGTTTTTCTTGATGGATCAAGTCCATGGCATTTCTGGCTCGGTCACACTCAGAAAGACACCGCTACAAAGCTCAACAATCTTCTGAA AGAAAGATTGACCAACTTGCAGCAACTGGATGAAAGTCCCAAACCTGGTGACTATGTCTTATGTAAGCATAACGATACGCTTGTAAGAGGTTTTGTCCAGATAATACACGCTGAAAG CAGGTATCTCATTCTAAATATCGACACAGGAACTCCCATAATGACTAGATTGAAAAGGCTGTTCAAAATGGATGCGGAAATAAGCTTGATTCCTCAGCAAGCTCTTAAATGCACCCTCATCGAG GATTCCAAGGATTCTTCACTTTGGACCAACGAGTTGAAGGAGCTGTTTTTAAATTCAATAAGACCGTGCAAATTAACTGTAAGGATAATCGGATACAACGAGGAATATCCTCCTCATTTTCAAGTAGAATTGAAAGcccaaaatattgaaaaagacACTGGAAATACAGTAGATGTAGGAAAGTGGGTAACAGATCGAATTAATCCAGCATTGAAAAGTGGTAGGAGCTTGAGTCCTGTGTTGGATATGTTTTCCATTCAAGATGACAAAGAAGATAATAGCAGTAATCCACTATCACAAAAAAGCCAGGCTTCGCCTACCATAGAACCACCACATAACATCAGAGAAGTGGAATCTATAACAGGCGAGAACAGACTAGAACAGAGCCCAGAAATAGTTGCCGTTTCAACTCCTCCAGCAACGATGATTAAAGCTCCAACCTCGGCCGCTAATTCCGATGAATATCCGAGAAGAGACGACGATACTGTCATTCAAACAACTAATGTGATGTCGGTTAATAATCTTGCTTTGCCATTACTTCAAAATATGAATCTTATGAATCTAATGAATCTAATGACGGGCTACCCTTCAAGTCCCGTCCTTCCAAATGGGATGCCATTCGTGGGGTATCCTTTTAATATGAACTGTCTATTTCCACCACCGCCAAACCAAGCATCCGGCTATATAGCTGCAAATCAGTCACTTAGAAGTGCGATTTCGCGTTCAACTTATGCCTTACCACCACCGCCAAACCAAGCATTCGGCTATACGGCTGCAAATCAGTCACTTGTAAGTGCGATTTCGCGTTCCACTACAGACTTACCACCACCGCCAAACCATGTATCTGGCTATCCGGCTGCAAATCAGTCACTTGGAAGTGAAAATTCGCGTTCGACTTATGCCTTACCACCACCCCCAAACCAAGCATCCGGCTATACAGCTGCAAATCAGTCACTTGTTAGTGCAAATTCACGTTCAACTTATGCCTTACCACCACCGCCAAACCAAGCATCCGGTTATCCGGCTGCAAATCAGTCACTTGGAAGTGCGATTTCGCGTTCCACTACAGACTTACCACTACCGCCAAACCAAGCATTCGGCTATACGGCTGCAAATCAGTCACTTGGAAGTGCGATTTCGCGTTCGCCTTATGCCTTACCACCACCGCCAAACCATGTATCTGGCTATCCGGCTGCAAATCAGTCACTTGGAAGTGCTATTCCGCGTTCGACTACAGACTTCAAACCAAATCAAGCTGTTGAACAAAATCAAG tacTTTTCAATTCCAAATTGAAAACACCTGTAGTGCATGTACGTCCAAATGAAGAATTGCGTGCAATTTGCACATATGTTGTATCGCCTCATGAGTTCTATGTTCAACTAGACAATGAGAACAATGCCAAAGTAGCTGT GCTGCAGGTAGAACTTGAAaggttttattcaaattgcaacCCAGTGGATTGGAGAATGAACCCAAGATCAAAGTATTGCGCCTGCAAATATATTTGGTGTGTGGATCGTCCCAGCGTGGGTCACCCAGCTCCTCACACTACCTGGTATAGAGGTGAAGTCATCTATTTGAGAGGC AAAGAAGCATTTGTATACCTCGTGGATTTCGGTGTAAAAGTATTCAGGAAGATCGAAGATTTACGAAATTTGAATGAGCACTTTTTTCTCCTCGACAAAATGGCTAAACTGTGCCATCTTCAAAAC GTACCAAAGATTGAGGATAAGATCGATTCAGAAGATGTTGCCAACTACTTGACATCTCTTCTTATAACCAAAGAACCACTGAAAATGACTGTTGTCAACAATTCCAATAG GAATTCGTTGGAGGTTGTTGTCAAAATTCATGATGAATCAATAAACgacaaaataatcaaatatatagGCATGAAAGCCCTCTCCAGAGAACAAAATA agTGGAACCCCACGGCAAGCAACTACTTTGCTGAAACTAACAGACTGGACCATTTTAATGACAAAAAGTTGATGGCAACCTCTGGATGCATTCCCATGGACGAGAAGACAATCTGTAGCTTTTACAGAGAGACTGGTCGTTGTCCGAAGTTAGGATGTCGACAAATACATAAACTCATGG ATGTATCTGCAGTTGTCAAGACTGAAACTTACACACGACGAAAATTGCCAGGGGAGGGACGCATTATAAAGATCAAAGTCCTACAAAACGGATGTCTATCACCTACACGGTTCTATGGGCATTGGGAGTTTATCAATG ATGCTGAAAAGAACCGGAAAATTGTTCGTAGATCATATGTCACGTATATGCAAATAGACTACGAATCTGTTGAGTATTCTGGTGGTGAAGATGATGAAGGTGAATCTTGTAAAGAAACGTTGCACACATTAATGACAGCATTGAATGAGCCGTACAACATTCGCCACTACCAGCATCTCAACGTATTTCCACTGATTGGTGAATTGGTGATTGcaaaaaaaatttccaaagttgGAAGATTTGTTTGGTTACGAGCCAAAGTGCGTGACGTACAACGGTTTGGCGAAAAATCGTGTGAT GTATTCCTAATTGATTTCGGGGAGACAAATAGAATTCCTCTCAGTGATTTGCGTCGTATGGAACCCAGATTTCTACATCTTCCTCCACAG GCTACTCAATTTTGTATAGCAGGAGTAGAAGAGTTAAAGGAGCAATGGGGACCTAATGAGTCACCGACATCAATCATTTCCCAATGGGaacacaaaattatttttggaaCAGTTACCAAAAG aaatgaaGACTATGTGGAGGTTGATTTGAAGGATGAAAACGGTCAGAGTATTCGTCATAAACTTCACCAAACTGGGAAGTACCGTCTAGTAGCTATCGACGTCGACAGTCAAAAGACGGGTTGA
- the LOC111051593 gene encoding uncharacterized protein LOC111051593 isoform X4 — MEANLEHIDELKKEIADNTRTIKLHLECYMKKALDAVRSNRKVRDTLAFRKEYYKAKKLVEKLNSYTNELLLDIKQANLLEIEIITVPFLPEIDDGLQMQFEMVFLDGSSPWHFWLGHTQKDTATKLNNLLKERLTNLQQLDESPKPGDYVLCKHNDTLVRGFVQIIHAESRYLILNIDTGTPIMTRLKRLFKMDAEISLIPQQALKCTLIEDSKDSSLWTNELKELFLNSIRPCKLTVRIIGYNEEYPPHFQVELKAQNIEKDTGNTVDVGKWVTDRINPALKSGRSLSPVLDMFSIQDDKEDNSSNPLSQKSQASPTIEPPHNIREVESITGENRLEQSPEIVAVSTPPATMIKAPTSAANSDEYPRRDDDTVIQTTNVMSVNNLALPLLQNMNLMNLMNLMTGYPSSPVLPNGMPFVGYPFNMNCLFPPPPNQASGYPAANQSLGSAISRSTTDLPLPPNQAFGYTAANQSLGSAISRSPYALPPPPNHVSGYPAANQSLGSAIPRSTTDFKPNQAVEQNQVLFNSKLKTPVVHVRPNEELRAICTYVVSPHEFYVQLDNENNAKVAVLQVELERFYSNCNPVDWRMNPRSKYCACKYIWCVDRPSVGHPAPHTTWYRGEVIYLRGKEAFVYLVDFGVKVFRKIEDLRNLNEHFFLLDKMAKLCHLQNVPKIEDKIDSEDVANYLTSLLITKEPLKMTVVNNSNRNSLEVVVKIHDESINDKIIKYIGMKALSREQNKWNPTASNYFAETNRLDHFNDKKLMATSGCIPMDEKTICSFYRETGRCPKLGCRQIHKLMGKDVSAVVKTETYTRRKLPGEGRIIKIKVLQNGCLSPTRFYGHWEFINDAEKNRKIVRRSYVTYMQIDYESVEYSGGEDDEGESCKETLHTLMTALNEPYNIRHYQHLNVFPLIGELVIAKKISKVGRFVWLRAKVRDVQRFGEKSCDVFLIDFGETNRIPLSDLRRMEPRFLHLPPQATQFCIAGVEELKEQWGPNESPTSIISQWEHKIIFGTVTKRNEDYVEVDLKDENGQSIRHKLHQTGKYRLVAIDVDSQKTG; from the exons atgGAGGCCAACTTGGAACATATCGATGAACTTAAAAAAGAAATAGCCGATAATACTCGGACAATCAAACTTCATTTGGAGTGTTACATGAAAAAG gcTTTAGACGCGGTAAGAAGTAACAGAAAGGTTCGAGATACACTTGCGTTTAGAAAAGAATATTACAAGGCTAAGAAATTGGTGGAAAAACTAAACAGTTACACGAATGAGCTACTGCTGGACATAAAGCAAGCAAATTTACTTGAAATCGAGATTATTACTGTTCCATTTCTACCTGAAATCGATGATGGATTGCAAATGCAGTTTGAAATGGTTTTTCTTGATGGATCAAGTCCATGGCATTTCTGGCTCGGTCACACTCAGAAAGACACCGCTACAAAGCTCAACAATCTTCTGAA AGAAAGATTGACCAACTTGCAGCAACTGGATGAAAGTCCCAAACCTGGTGACTATGTCTTATGTAAGCATAACGATACGCTTGTAAGAGGTTTTGTCCAGATAATACACGCTGAAAG CAGGTATCTCATTCTAAATATCGACACAGGAACTCCCATAATGACTAGATTGAAAAGGCTGTTCAAAATGGATGCGGAAATAAGCTTGATTCCTCAGCAAGCTCTTAAATGCACCCTCATCGAG GATTCCAAGGATTCTTCACTTTGGACCAACGAGTTGAAGGAGCTGTTTTTAAATTCAATAAGACCGTGCAAATTAACTGTAAGGATAATCGGATACAACGAGGAATATCCTCCTCATTTTCAAGTAGAATTGAAAGcccaaaatattgaaaaagacACTGGAAATACAGTAGATGTAGGAAAGTGGGTAACAGATCGAATTAATCCAGCATTGAAAAGTGGTAGGAGCTTGAGTCCTGTGTTGGATATGTTTTCCATTCAAGATGACAAAGAAGATAATAGCAGTAATCCACTATCACAAAAAAGCCAGGCTTCGCCTACCATAGAACCACCACATAACATCAGAGAAGTGGAATCTATAACAGGCGAGAACAGACTAGAACAGAGCCCAGAAATAGTTGCCGTTTCAACTCCTCCAGCAACGATGATTAAAGCTCCAACCTCGGCCGCTAATTCCGATGAATATCCGAGAAGAGACGACGATACTGTCATTCAAACAACTAATGTGATGTCGGTTAATAATCTTGCTTTGCCATTACTTCAAAATATGAATCTTATGAATCTAATGAATCTAATGACGGGCTACCCTTCAAGTCCCGTCCTTCCAAATGGGATGCCATTCGTGGGGTATCCTTTTAATATGAACTGTCTATTTCCACCACCGCCAAACCAAGCATCCGGCTAT CCGGCTGCAAATCAGTCACTTGGAAGTGCGATTTCGCGTTCCACTACAGACTTACCACTACCGCCAAACCAAGCATTCGGCTATACGGCTGCAAATCAGTCACTTGGAAGTGCGATTTCGCGTTCGCCTTATGCCTTACCACCACCGCCAAACCATGTATCTGGCTATCCGGCTGCAAATCAGTCACTTGGAAGTGCTATTCCGCGTTCGACTACAGACTTCAAACCAAATCAAGCTGTTGAACAAAATCAAG tacTTTTCAATTCCAAATTGAAAACACCTGTAGTGCATGTACGTCCAAATGAAGAATTGCGTGCAATTTGCACATATGTTGTATCGCCTCATGAGTTCTATGTTCAACTAGACAATGAGAACAATGCCAAAGTAGCTGT GCTGCAGGTAGAACTTGAAaggttttattcaaattgcaacCCAGTGGATTGGAGAATGAACCCAAGATCAAAGTATTGCGCCTGCAAATATATTTGGTGTGTGGATCGTCCCAGCGTGGGTCACCCAGCTCCTCACACTACCTGGTATAGAGGTGAAGTCATCTATTTGAGAGGC AAAGAAGCATTTGTATACCTCGTGGATTTCGGTGTAAAAGTATTCAGGAAGATCGAAGATTTACGAAATTTGAATGAGCACTTTTTTCTCCTCGACAAAATGGCTAAACTGTGCCATCTTCAAAAC GTACCAAAGATTGAGGATAAGATCGATTCAGAAGATGTTGCCAACTACTTGACATCTCTTCTTATAACCAAAGAACCACTGAAAATGACTGTTGTCAACAATTCCAATAG GAATTCGTTGGAGGTTGTTGTCAAAATTCATGATGAATCAATAAACgacaaaataatcaaatatatagGCATGAAAGCCCTCTCCAGAGAACAAAATA agTGGAACCCCACGGCAAGCAACTACTTTGCTGAAACTAACAGACTGGACCATTTTAATGACAAAAAGTTGATGGCAACCTCTGGATGCATTCCCATGGACGAGAAGACAATCTGTAGCTTTTACAGAGAGACTGGTCGTTGTCCGAAGTTAGGATGTCGACAAATACATAAACTCATGGGTAAAG ATGTATCTGCAGTTGTCAAGACTGAAACTTACACACGACGAAAATTGCCAGGGGAGGGACGCATTATAAAGATCAAAGTCCTACAAAACGGATGTCTATCACCTACACGGTTCTATGGGCATTGGGAGTTTATCAATG ATGCTGAAAAGAACCGGAAAATTGTTCGTAGATCATATGTCACGTATATGCAAATAGACTACGAATCTGTTGAGTATTCTGGTGGTGAAGATGATGAAGGTGAATCTTGTAAAGAAACGTTGCACACATTAATGACAGCATTGAATGAGCCGTACAACATTCGCCACTACCAGCATCTCAACGTATTTCCACTGATTGGTGAATTGGTGATTGcaaaaaaaatttccaaagttgGAAGATTTGTTTGGTTACGAGCCAAAGTGCGTGACGTACAACGGTTTGGCGAAAAATCGTGTGAT GTATTCCTAATTGATTTCGGGGAGACAAATAGAATTCCTCTCAGTGATTTGCGTCGTATGGAACCCAGATTTCTACATCTTCCTCCACAG GCTACTCAATTTTGTATAGCAGGAGTAGAAGAGTTAAAGGAGCAATGGGGACCTAATGAGTCACCGACATCAATCATTTCCCAATGGGaacacaaaattatttttggaaCAGTTACCAAAAG aaatgaaGACTATGTGGAGGTTGATTTGAAGGATGAAAACGGTCAGAGTATTCGTCATAAACTTCACCAAACTGGGAAGTACCGTCTAGTAGCTATCGACGTCGACAGTCAAAAGACGGGTTGA